A genomic window from Acetobacter sp. includes:
- a CDS encoding LysR family transcriptional regulator, which translates to MAILERSHLTIIREVAREGSLTAAGARLNLTQPALSHSIRKIEQQLGVRIWRREGRSLVLTQAGEWFLSLANRLLPQFELAESRLEQFANGGRGTLRIGMECHPCYQWLLKVVSPYLERWPKVDVDVRQKFQFGGIGALFSNEIDILVTPDPLYKPGLKFTPVFNYELVLAVGPDHPLRKEKFVLPEQLADETLITYPVPSERLDIYTQFLQPAGIGPRQQKQIETTDIMLVMVAHGRGVAALPRWLVEEYAARFELYPVKLGKTGIAKQIFLGHRETDEDIKYLEDFITFASESEQ; encoded by the coding sequence ATGGCCATTCTGGAACGCAGCCATCTGACAATCATTCGGGAAGTCGCACGGGAAGGTTCGCTGACGGCTGCGGGAGCGCGTCTGAACCTGACACAACCCGCGCTCAGCCATTCCATTCGCAAGATTGAACAGCAGCTTGGCGTCAGGATATGGCGGCGAGAGGGACGATCCCTTGTGCTCACTCAGGCCGGGGAGTGGTTTTTGTCCCTGGCGAACCGCCTGCTCCCGCAGTTTGAACTGGCGGAAAGCCGTCTGGAGCAATTCGCAAATGGCGGGCGTGGCACATTACGTATCGGGATGGAATGCCATCCCTGTTATCAGTGGCTTTTGAAAGTCGTTTCACCCTACCTGGAGAGATGGCCGAAGGTTGATGTGGATGTGCGACAGAAGTTCCAGTTCGGCGGGATCGGCGCATTGTTCAGTAATGAGATTGATATTCTGGTGACCCCTGACCCCCTTTATAAACCTGGTCTGAAATTCACGCCGGTATTCAATTATGAACTGGTGCTGGCTGTTGGTCCGGACCATCCTCTTCGGAAGGAAAAATTTGTTTTACCAGAGCAGTTGGCAGATGAAACATTGATTACGTATCCGGTTCCGTCTGAACGGTTGGATATTTACACCCAATTCCTACAACCGGCAGGTATCGGACCACGGCAGCAGAAGCAGATCGAGACAACAGACATCATGCTGGTGATGGTGGCCCATGGCAGGGGCGTTGCGGCGCTCCCACGCTGGCTTGTGGAGGAATATGCCGCACGTTTCGAACTTTATCCGGTGAAACTTGGCAAAACAGGCATTGCGAAACAGATATTCCTTGGTCACCGAGAAACAGATGAAGATATTAAATATCTTGAAGATTTTATAACGTTTGCTTCAGAATCAGAGCAATAG